A part of Bufo bufo chromosome 7, aBufBuf1.1, whole genome shotgun sequence genomic DNA contains:
- the ZDHHC4 gene encoding palmitoyltransferase ZDHHC4 isoform X2, producing the protein MDFLWLFGLYVFFLVLCVSVFCLLSGRSSSGLDSALQRAERIISLVSPTWLQRCISSCFHTRSGAFVFLHLILDMLVFAEYNWEVLDYSLELELNWMLVFLPYVLITGNLYYFYKCCTTDPGRVTAQNESLCIGVYKYDEIMFHRSNKCPTCDLMKPARSKHCGVCGGCIQRFDHHCVWVNNCIGALNIRYFLLYLLSLTLTAISLAAVMTAFLLQVVLLSHIMTAAYVDSEVHEEIASLAYVIQHLFLTFPRIVFTLGFLLLLILFLGGYTCFLWYLSITNRTTNEWYKARRIPRSPKGFSRGIVGNLKEIFQPYTLYKKER; encoded by the exons ATGGACTTTCTGTGGCTTTTCGGCCTCTATGTGTTTTTCCTCGTTCTTTGTGTTTCTGTCTTCTGCCTCTTGTCTGGAAGATCCAGCAGCGGTCTGGACAGCGCCCTCCAGAGAGCAGAGCGG ATCATTTCCCTTGTGTCCCCGACATGGCTTCAGAGATGCATCAGCAGCTGCTTCCACACCAG GAGCGGGGCTTTTGTGTTCCTGCACCTGATCCTGGATATGCTGGTGTTTGCGGAGTACAACTGGGAGGTTCTCGACTACAGTCTAGAGCTGGAGCTGAACTGGATGTTGGTTTTCCTGCCGTATGTTCTCATAACGGGGAATCTGTACTACTTCTACAAGTGCTGCACCACAGACCCAG gAAGAGTCACCGCACAGAATGAGTCACTTTGTATTGGGGTCTATAAGTATGATGAGATTATGTTTCACCGCAGCAATAAGTGTCCGACTTGTGACCTGATGAAACCGGCACGATCAAAGCATTGCG GTGTCTGTGGCGGCTGTATCCAGCGGTTTGACCATCACTGTGTTTGGGTGAATAACTGCATTGGAGCCCTGAATATCAGATACTTCTTACTATACCTGCTGAGCTTGACTCTCACAGCCATCTCCTTAGCTGCTGTGATGACAGCCTTCCTCCTGCAGGTGGTGCTGCTCTCCCATATAATGACTGCAGCCTACGTGGACAGCGAGGTACACGAAGAGATTGCGAGCTTAGCTTACGTTATACAG CACTTGTTCCTGACTTTTCCAAGGATTGTCTTCACGCTGGGATTCCTGCTCCTCCTGATCCTGTTCTTAGGAGGGTACACCTGCTTCCTCTGGTATCTATCCATCACTAACCGGACCACCAATGAGTGGTATAAAGCAAGGAGGATCCCGCGCTCTCCTAAAGGGTTCTCAAGGGGGATTGTGGGTAACCTGAAAGAAATATTCCAACCTTACACCCTCTACAAGAAGGAGAGATGA
- the ZDHHC4 gene encoding palmitoyltransferase ZDHHC4 isoform X1 produces MTGTVQIPSMDFLWLFGLYVFFLVLCVSVFCLLSGRSSSGLDSALQRAERIISLVSPTWLQRCISSCFHTRSGAFVFLHLILDMLVFAEYNWEVLDYSLELELNWMLVFLPYVLITGNLYYFYKCCTTDPGRVTAQNESLCIGVYKYDEIMFHRSNKCPTCDLMKPARSKHCGVCGGCIQRFDHHCVWVNNCIGALNIRYFLLYLLSLTLTAISLAAVMTAFLLQVVLLSHIMTAAYVDSEVHEEIASLAYVIQHLFLTFPRIVFTLGFLLLLILFLGGYTCFLWYLSITNRTTNEWYKARRIPRSPKGFSRGIVGNLKEIFQPYTLYKKER; encoded by the exons ATGACAGGGACA gtccagat ACCCAGCATGGACTTTCTGTGGCTTTTCGGCCTCTATGTGTTTTTCCTCGTTCTTTGTGTTTCTGTCTTCTGCCTCTTGTCTGGAAGATCCAGCAGCGGTCTGGACAGCGCCCTCCAGAGAGCAGAGCGG ATCATTTCCCTTGTGTCCCCGACATGGCTTCAGAGATGCATCAGCAGCTGCTTCCACACCAG GAGCGGGGCTTTTGTGTTCCTGCACCTGATCCTGGATATGCTGGTGTTTGCGGAGTACAACTGGGAGGTTCTCGACTACAGTCTAGAGCTGGAGCTGAACTGGATGTTGGTTTTCCTGCCGTATGTTCTCATAACGGGGAATCTGTACTACTTCTACAAGTGCTGCACCACAGACCCAG gAAGAGTCACCGCACAGAATGAGTCACTTTGTATTGGGGTCTATAAGTATGATGAGATTATGTTTCACCGCAGCAATAAGTGTCCGACTTGTGACCTGATGAAACCGGCACGATCAAAGCATTGCG GTGTCTGTGGCGGCTGTATCCAGCGGTTTGACCATCACTGTGTTTGGGTGAATAACTGCATTGGAGCCCTGAATATCAGATACTTCTTACTATACCTGCTGAGCTTGACTCTCACAGCCATCTCCTTAGCTGCTGTGATGACAGCCTTCCTCCTGCAGGTGGTGCTGCTCTCCCATATAATGACTGCAGCCTACGTGGACAGCGAGGTACACGAAGAGATTGCGAGCTTAGCTTACGTTATACAG CACTTGTTCCTGACTTTTCCAAGGATTGTCTTCACGCTGGGATTCCTGCTCCTCCTGATCCTGTTCTTAGGAGGGTACACCTGCTTCCTCTGGTATCTATCCATCACTAACCGGACCACCAATGAGTGGTATAAAGCAAGGAGGATCCCGCGCTCTCCTAAAGGGTTCTCAAGGGGGATTGTGGGTAACCTGAAAGAAATATTCCAACCTTACACCCTCTACAAGAAGGAGAGATGA
- the ZDHHC4 gene encoding palmitoyltransferase ZDHHC4 isoform X3 — translation MTGTVQIPSMDFLWLFGLYVFFLVLCVSVFCLLSGRSSSGLDSALQRAERIISLVSPTWLQRCISSCFHTRSGAFVFLHLILDMLVFAEYNWEVLDYSLELELNWMLVFLPYVLITGNLYYFYKCCTTDPGRVTAQNESLCIGVYKYDEIMFHRSNKCPTCDLMKPARSKHCGVCGGCIQRFDHHCVWVNNCIGALNIRYFLLYLLSLTLTAISLAAVMTAFLLQVVLLSHIMTAAYVDSEVHEEIASLAYVIQPHRHLYFTSPALVPDFSKDCLHAGIPAPPDPVLRRVHLLPLVSIHH, via the exons ATGACAGGGACA gtccagat ACCCAGCATGGACTTTCTGTGGCTTTTCGGCCTCTATGTGTTTTTCCTCGTTCTTTGTGTTTCTGTCTTCTGCCTCTTGTCTGGAAGATCCAGCAGCGGTCTGGACAGCGCCCTCCAGAGAGCAGAGCGG ATCATTTCCCTTGTGTCCCCGACATGGCTTCAGAGATGCATCAGCAGCTGCTTCCACACCAG GAGCGGGGCTTTTGTGTTCCTGCACCTGATCCTGGATATGCTGGTGTTTGCGGAGTACAACTGGGAGGTTCTCGACTACAGTCTAGAGCTGGAGCTGAACTGGATGTTGGTTTTCCTGCCGTATGTTCTCATAACGGGGAATCTGTACTACTTCTACAAGTGCTGCACCACAGACCCAG gAAGAGTCACCGCACAGAATGAGTCACTTTGTATTGGGGTCTATAAGTATGATGAGATTATGTTTCACCGCAGCAATAAGTGTCCGACTTGTGACCTGATGAAACCGGCACGATCAAAGCATTGCG GTGTCTGTGGCGGCTGTATCCAGCGGTTTGACCATCACTGTGTTTGGGTGAATAACTGCATTGGAGCCCTGAATATCAGATACTTCTTACTATACCTGCTGAGCTTGACTCTCACAGCCATCTCCTTAGCTGCTGTGATGACAGCCTTCCTCCTGCAGGTGGTGCTGCTCTCCCATATAATGACTGCAGCCTACGTGGACAGCGAGGTACACGAAGAGATTGCGAGCTTAGCTTACGTTATACAG CCTCACCGACATCTTTATTTTACTTCCCCAGCACTTGTTCCTGACTTTTCCAAGGATTGTCTTCACGCTGGGATTCCTGCTCCTCCTGATCCTGTTCTTAGGAGGGTACACCTGCTTCCTCTGGTATCTATCCATCACTAA